One genomic window of Methanosphaera cuniculi includes the following:
- a CDS encoding DNA cytosine methyltransferase, translating into MNVLEFRLFPDDFKFIYDNVNDGYKMIGNAVPVKFSELIAQQIMCDLNSS; encoded by the coding sequence GTGAATGTGCTAGAATTCAGACTTTTTCCTGATGATTTTAAGTTTATTTATGATAATGTTAATGATGGGTATAAAATGATTGGTAATGCTGTTCCTGTTAAGTTTTCTGAATTAATTGCACAACAGATAATGTGTGATTTAAACTCTTCTTAA